A single Panulirus ornatus isolate Po-2019 chromosome 18, ASM3632096v1, whole genome shotgun sequence DNA region contains:
- the LOC139755000 gene encoding uncharacterized protein isoform X2 — protein sequence MAGYGAPVGERCRFCGLDLPPDAVTVMTHINTHWRQFNLESLSLSPCAFEPQLDIRVGTTPLNPEDLEVSSHMEQGFQYSYSPQTEPSNLTVNGARCSPLNLTGRPKSSSPLSSPLPHPPPVPPPPPPAPPNHQTSMGGPLGIPPSHSHHHSFSIGMLGTPQGTLQVPPVHVTQNLDMDAHLESHDEQNGVLKRKRRLERCAEMRCHVCGRTYFTKASFDEHLDSHIKDNNAYIMNDQLDAGHTVPNVMSCTMPDKHYKCAVCDREFTFKEELLEHAESHEAAKPYKCDICGAGLSHISALRRHKLAHNGYKPHRCEICNRSFFQKCDLQRHYTTHGKSKQYECGVCKKKYSSLHFLENHKCKAPEEPKPFKCNICGEGCANNMAWSYHMWKHTKNPIFVPFQEKFDMQTGQTENS from the coding sequence ATGGCTGGCTATGGAGCGCCAGTAGGTGAGAGATGTCGGTTTTGTGGCCTAGATCTCCCCCCTGATGCTGTGACCGTCATGACGCACATCAATACCCACTGGAGGCAGTTCAACTTAGAATCCTTATCACTGAGCCCGTGTGCTTTTGAGCCTCAATTGGATATTCGAGTTGGTACCACTCCTCTCAACCCTGAAGATTTAGAAGTCTCGTCTCATATGGAACAAGGTTTTCAGTACTCGTACTCTCCTCAGACAGAACCTTCTAATTTGACTGTAAATGGTGCAAGATGCTCTCCTTTGAACTTAACAGGGCGTCCAAAATCATCATCTCCATTATCTTCACCTTTACCACATccacctcctgttcctcctccacctccgcctgcTCCTCCcaatcatcagacatccatgGGAGGCCCATTAGGTATCCCTCCTTCACactctcatcatcattcattttccATAGGAATGCTGGGTACTCCCCAAGGAACTCTTCAGGTCCCACCAGTTCATGTCACCCAGAATTTGGATATGGATGCTCACCTTGAATCTCATGATGAACAGAATGGTGTTCTGAAACGAAAAAGACGACTTGAGCGCTGCGCAGAAATGAGATGCCATGTGTGTGGACGGACATATTTTACCAAAGCTTCTTTTGATGAGCACCTGGACAGCCATATCAAAGACAACAATGCTTACATAATGAATGATCAGTTAGATGCAGGACATACTGTGCCAAATGTCATGTCATGTACCATGCCAGATAAACACTATAAATGTGCAGTGTGTGACAGAGAGTTTACTTTTAAAGAGGAACTTCTTGAACATGCAGAAAGTCATGAAGCAGCTAAACCTTACAAGTGTGATATATGTGGTGCTGGCCTTTCTCACATCAGTGCACTAAGGCGACACAAACTTGCACACAATGGATACAAACCTCACAGATGCGAAATCTGCAATCGAAGCTTCTTCCAGAAATGTGACCTCCAGCGACACTACACAACCCATGGCAAGTCAAAGCAATATGAATGTGGTGTTTGTAAAAAGAAATACTCTTCCCTACATTTTCTTGAAAATCATAAATGCAAAGCTCCAGAAGAACCAAAACCCTTCAAGTGTAATATATGTGGTGAAGGTTGTGCAAACAATATGGCTTGGAGTTACCACATGTGGAAACATACCAAAAACCCAATATTTGTTCCTTTCCAAGAAAAGTTTGATATGCAGACAGGGCAAACAGAAAATAGTTAA
- the LOC139755000 gene encoding uncharacterized protein isoform X1, with the protein MAPCIIRFERLEVKMAGYGAPVGERCRFCGLDLPPDAVTVMTHINTHWRQFNLESLSLSPCAFEPQLDIRVGTTPLNPEDLEVSSHMEQGFQYSYSPQTEPSNLTVNGARCSPLNLTGRPKSSSPLSSPLPHPPPVPPPPPPAPPNHQTSMGGPLGIPPSHSHHHSFSIGMLGTPQGTLQVPPVHVTQNLDMDAHLESHDEQNGVLKRKRRLERCAEMRCHVCGRTYFTKASFDEHLDSHIKDNNAYIMNDQLDAGHTVPNVMSCTMPDKHYKCAVCDREFTFKEELLEHAESHEAAKPYKCDICGAGLSHISALRRHKLAHNGYKPHRCEICNRSFFQKCDLQRHYTTHGKSKQYECGVCKKKYSSLHFLENHKCKAPEEPKPFKCNICGEGCANNMAWSYHMWKHTKNPIFVPFQEKFDMQTGQTENS; encoded by the coding sequence GTTGGAAGTGAAGATGGCTGGCTATGGAGCGCCAGTAGGTGAGAGATGTCGGTTTTGTGGCCTAGATCTCCCCCCTGATGCTGTGACCGTCATGACGCACATCAATACCCACTGGAGGCAGTTCAACTTAGAATCCTTATCACTGAGCCCGTGTGCTTTTGAGCCTCAATTGGATATTCGAGTTGGTACCACTCCTCTCAACCCTGAAGATTTAGAAGTCTCGTCTCATATGGAACAAGGTTTTCAGTACTCGTACTCTCCTCAGACAGAACCTTCTAATTTGACTGTAAATGGTGCAAGATGCTCTCCTTTGAACTTAACAGGGCGTCCAAAATCATCATCTCCATTATCTTCACCTTTACCACATccacctcctgttcctcctccacctccgcctgcTCCTCCcaatcatcagacatccatgGGAGGCCCATTAGGTATCCCTCCTTCACactctcatcatcattcattttccATAGGAATGCTGGGTACTCCCCAAGGAACTCTTCAGGTCCCACCAGTTCATGTCACCCAGAATTTGGATATGGATGCTCACCTTGAATCTCATGATGAACAGAATGGTGTTCTGAAACGAAAAAGACGACTTGAGCGCTGCGCAGAAATGAGATGCCATGTGTGTGGACGGACATATTTTACCAAAGCTTCTTTTGATGAGCACCTGGACAGCCATATCAAAGACAACAATGCTTACATAATGAATGATCAGTTAGATGCAGGACATACTGTGCCAAATGTCATGTCATGTACCATGCCAGATAAACACTATAAATGTGCAGTGTGTGACAGAGAGTTTACTTTTAAAGAGGAACTTCTTGAACATGCAGAAAGTCATGAAGCAGCTAAACCTTACAAGTGTGATATATGTGGTGCTGGCCTTTCTCACATCAGTGCACTAAGGCGACACAAACTTGCACACAATGGATACAAACCTCACAGATGCGAAATCTGCAATCGAAGCTTCTTCCAGAAATGTGACCTCCAGCGACACTACACAACCCATGGCAAGTCAAAGCAATATGAATGTGGTGTTTGTAAAAAGAAATACTCTTCCCTACATTTTCTTGAAAATCATAAATGCAAAGCTCCAGAAGAACCAAAACCCTTCAAGTGTAATATATGTGGTGAAGGTTGTGCAAACAATATGGCTTGGAGTTACCACATGTGGAAACATACCAAAAACCCAATATTTGTTCCTTTCCAAGAAAAGTTTGATATGCAGACAGGGCAAACAGAAAATAGTTAA